A window of Clostridium sp. 'White wine YQ' contains these coding sequences:
- the dnaG gene encoding DNA primase, with product MQIQESLIERIKEENDIVDIISETVRLKRSGRNYTGLCPFHSEKSPSFSVSQDKQIYKCFGCGEAGNVITFVMKSRKLDFIEALKILADRANIPLNLENKENSAAASKKELMYKINTEAARFYFSNLFNDKEAMSYFQNRGLSIKTIRSFGLGFSKNQWNNLMNFLKRKGYKEEILESLGLIIKSEKTGNYYDRFRNRVMFPVFDFRGRIIGFGGRVLDDSKPKYLNSPDSLIFSKGTNLYGLNFAIKDGLPERYFVIVEGYMDCISLHQHGIKNAVASLGTALTINQARLMKRYADKVIISYDADLAGQNATLRGLEILKNAGFDVRVLTVPQGKDPDEYIRSNGKESFMNLIEGALPLIEYRLKKVKEGINFSNNEDVILYSQRVTEILAELNPVEKDVYVKKISEETGIREQALYDQLSDNMTKFQKEEYSMNNKEENGTKSYIEPAYLKGERALLKLMLKDEYFNFILEKITESELILKAHREIYGLIVIAKTEKKNGLESYVENNCKTVDAQKEWIEIKEMDIFDENMETSIKDYIYNIRKHRLDRRKEDVKRSLKESEDKGVFEETISLAKELKVIDIELKRLKRG from the coding sequence TTGCAGATTCAAGAATCACTCATTGAGAGAATCAAGGAAGAGAATGATATTGTTGATATCATTTCAGAAACTGTAAGGCTTAAGAGATCTGGTAGAAATTACACGGGATTATGTCCATTTCATAGTGAAAAATCCCCCAGCTTTTCTGTATCACAGGATAAACAAATTTATAAATGCTTTGGTTGTGGAGAAGCAGGCAATGTTATTACATTTGTAATGAAAAGCAGAAAGTTAGACTTTATTGAAGCATTAAAAATTCTGGCCGATAGAGCTAACATTCCTCTGAATTTAGAAAATAAAGAGAATAGTGCAGCTGCAAGTAAAAAAGAATTAATGTATAAGATAAATACAGAGGCAGCTAGATTCTATTTTTCTAATCTCTTTAATGATAAAGAGGCCATGAGCTATTTTCAAAACAGAGGTTTATCAATTAAGACTATAAGAAGTTTTGGGTTAGGATTTTCCAAAAATCAATGGAATAATTTAATGAATTTCTTAAAAAGAAAAGGTTACAAAGAAGAGATTTTAGAATCATTAGGACTTATCATTAAGTCAGAAAAAACAGGCAACTATTATGATAGGTTTAGAAACAGAGTGATGTTCCCAGTTTTTGATTTTAGGGGGCGAATTATTGGATTTGGTGGAAGAGTACTAGATGATTCTAAGCCAAAGTATTTAAATTCTCCAGATAGTCTTATTTTCTCAAAGGGAACAAATCTTTATGGACTAAATTTTGCAATAAAAGATGGTCTGCCAGAAAGATACTTTGTAATAGTTGAGGGATATATGGATTGTATTTCTTTGCATCAACATGGTATCAAAAATGCAGTAGCCTCATTAGGAACGGCTCTTACGATAAATCAGGCTAGATTAATGAAAAGATATGCAGATAAAGTAATAATATCTTATGATGCTGATTTAGCAGGTCAGAATGCTACATTAAGAGGATTAGAGATATTAAAAAATGCAGGCTTCGATGTAAGAGTATTAACAGTGCCGCAAGGTAAAGATCCTGATGAATATATTAGAAGTAATGGAAAAGAATCCTTTATGAATTTAATTGAAGGAGCACTACCTCTAATTGAGTATAGGCTTAAAAAGGTAAAGGAAGGAATTAATTTTTCAAATAATGAAGATGTAATACTGTATAGTCAAAGAGTTACGGAGATTTTAGCAGAATTAAATCCAGTAGAAAAAGATGTGTATGTAAAAAAAATATCTGAAGAAACAGGTATAAGAGAACAGGCGTTATATGACCAACTTTCTGATAATATGACGAAATTCCAAAAAGAAGAGTATTCTATGAATAATAAGGAAGAAAATGGAACAAAATCATATATAGAGCCTGCATATTTAAAAGGTGAAAGAGCATTGCTTAAATTAATGCTTAAGGATGAATATTTCAACTTTATCCTTGAGAAAATTACTGAGAGTGAATTAATCCTAAAAGCTCATAGGGAAATATATGGATTAATAGTAATTGCAAAGACTGAAAAGAAGAATGGGTTAGAAAGCTATGTTGAAAATAATTGTAAAACAGTAGATGCTCAGAAGGAATGGATAGAGATTAAAGAAATGGATATCTTTGATGAGAATATGGAAACATCTATAAAAGATTATATATACAACATAAGAAAACATAGACTGGATAGAAGAAAAGAAGATGTAAAAAGAAGTCTAAAGGAAAGTGAAGATAAAGGTGTGTTTGAGGAAACAATTAGCTTAGCAAAAGAGTTAAAAGTTATAGATATAGAACTCAAAAGATTAAAAAGAGGTTAG
- a CDS encoding deoxyguanosinetriphosphate triphosphohydrolase has protein sequence MNIREKIERNEELTLINEASFSKNTKGRKIQEEKDLTRTDYMIDRDRILHSKSFRRLKHKTQVYIKTFGDHYRTRLTHTLEVSQIGRTIAAGIGLNETLVEAMTLGHDLGHVAFAHNGEEVLAKFLPGGFRHNEQSVRVVERLEKNGEGLNLTEEVLDGILHHSGFSNGRADAKTLEGQVLKYSDKIAYINHDIDDSIRAGLLTEDMLPKELIKVLGDCHGQRIETLVNDCINNTLDNISKGIVKVSLSEEIGSAMAELRKFMFQNVYLGDVLKVERNKAKFVLEHVINHYYKNPNEMPEIYRDIAEEEGLHRGVADYIAGMSDDYCLNLFNNIYVPKFVIY, from the coding sequence ATGAATATAAGAGAAAAAATAGAAAGAAATGAAGAGTTGACTCTAATAAATGAAGCCTCCTTCTCCAAAAATACAAAGGGAAGAAAAATTCAAGAAGAAAAAGATTTAACTAGAACTGATTACATGATAGATAGGGATAGAATACTACATTCAAAATCATTTAGAAGACTTAAGCATAAAACACAAGTATATATTAAAACTTTTGGAGACCACTATAGAACAAGACTTACTCATACGCTAGAGGTTTCACAAATTGGGAGAACAATAGCAGCGGGTATAGGATTAAATGAGACTCTAGTTGAAGCAATGACACTAGGACATGATCTAGGGCATGTAGCATTTGCACATAATGGAGAAGAGGTGTTAGCTAAGTTTTTGCCCGGTGGATTTAGACACAATGAACAAAGTGTTAGAGTTGTTGAGAGATTAGAGAAGAATGGTGAAGGATTGAATCTTACAGAAGAAGTATTAGATGGAATTTTACATCATAGTGGCTTCTCAAATGGAAGAGCTGATGCTAAGACATTAGAGGGACAGGTGCTTAAATATAGTGATAAAATTGCTTACATAAATCATGATATAGATGATTCAATCAGGGCGGGTTTATTAACTGAAGATATGCTGCCTAAAGAATTGATAAAAGTTCTTGGGGATTGTCATGGTCAAAGAATAGAAACTTTAGTTAATGATTGTATCAATAACACATTAGATAATATATCAAAAGGAATAGTTAAAGTGAGCTTAAGTGAAGAGATAGGATCAGCTATGGCAGAACTTAGGAAGTTTATGTTTCAAAATGTATATTTAGGTGATGTGTTAAAAGTAGAAAGAAATAAAGCTAAGTTTGTATTAGAGCATGTAATTAATCATTACTATAAAAATCCTAATGAAATGCCGGAAATTTATAGGGATATAGCTGAGGAAGAAGGACTTCATAGAGGAGTTGCAGATTATATTGCTGGAATGAGTGATGATTACTGCTTAAATTTGTTTAATAACATTTATGTTCCAAAGTTTGTAATTTACTAA
- a CDS encoding CotS family spore coat protein: protein MPKEALKKQAQLLSVEEIKDNILSHYNIYNCEVTPVKFKDTEKQRAVFKITTEHGDFCLKKVYYNEMDLLYVYSAIEWYSKKGVIVPKLLPTNSKGRYVIYKGMIFILTPWLTGEKCDFDNLEQIILSIQNLALMHNCGKNFVPIIGSSIRKGFDNYYISIQKHFSDLIKCSNSAFNYKDKFSKVFLIHFDDNLMLAKKSLEILSSVNNNNLTVSLCHGDYVNKNILISEDKVVKVIDFDKCKYDYVAKDLSYFLRRLLKRNNTKWDLELAISCLNNYISVNPLTKDDIKYILAYLIFPQKYWKLSRDYYKNIKKCNKNSFMTLLLKVVNKTEYQVNFSNSIISAMNKYYNLEI from the coding sequence ATGCCAAAGGAAGCTCTTAAGAAACAGGCTCAACTCTTAAGTGTAGAAGAAATAAAAGATAATATCTTGTCTCACTATAATATATATAATTGTGAAGTTACCCCAGTCAAATTTAAAGATACTGAAAAGCAACGTGCAGTTTTTAAAATAACCACTGAACATGGAGATTTTTGTTTAAAAAAGGTTTATTATAATGAAATGGATTTACTATATGTTTATTCTGCTATCGAGTGGTATAGTAAAAAAGGAGTTATCGTTCCGAAGCTTTTACCAACTAATTCAAAAGGTAGATACGTTATTTATAAAGGAATGATTTTCATATTGACACCTTGGCTTACTGGAGAGAAATGTGATTTTGATAACCTAGAACAAATTATACTATCTATTCAGAATTTAGCTTTAATGCATAATTGCGGCAAAAACTTTGTTCCTATTATTGGCTCAAGCATAAGAAAAGGTTTTGATAATTATTACATATCTATTCAAAAGCACTTTTCTGATTTGATAAAATGTTCAAACTCTGCATTTAATTATAAAGATAAATTTTCAAAAGTATTCTTAATACATTTTGATGATAACCTTATGTTAGCTAAAAAATCCTTAGAGATATTATCCTCAGTGAATAATAATAATTTAACTGTTTCTCTATGTCATGGTGATTATGTAAACAAAAATATACTTATCTCTGAAGATAAAGTTGTCAAGGTAATTGATTTTGATAAATGTAAATACGATTATGTTGCAAAAGATCTATCCTACTTTTTAAGGAGACTTCTTAAAAGAAATAACACAAAATGGGATTTAGAACTAGCCATATCTTGTCTCAATAATTATATTTCAGTTAATCCATTAACAAAAGATGACATTAAGTACATTCTAGCTTATTTAATATTCCCTCAAAAGTATTGGAAGTTATCTAGAGATTACTATAAGAATATAAAGAAATGCAATAAAAACTCTTTTATGACGTTACTTTTAAAAGTTGTAAATAAAACCGAATATCAAGTTAACTTTTCAAACTCAATTATATCTGCTATGAATAAATATTATAACCTAGAAATTTAA